One window from the genome of Rhizoctonia solani chromosome 15, complete sequence encodes:
- a CDS encoding Retrotransposon-derived protein PEG10, whose translation MATRSRSTACPPSPLDQGELGPTLPATANESTNLKPKVYGEISLGQAISLILGLQNQVLQLEQELEETKEATKEAQDWMGAVNQALTCIKAGGGAPHTPEDRKPLAVKATPRPLPKVDPLPAPSAPLAPLQVHTPPAPAPIRLQSPQVPQPAAPIATYQPPVKVDHPDAYTRKIGNKACQWLTRMLAWVCLNQRMFPTDQEMLSFLLMNMKDVAGAWAHPHLDQLRSHRALIQTVDNFRTEFLAAFGNLDATQAAKWQITNLTQTGTCAEYITKFRTIAMDLDWNNAALCGQFARGLHWEVSRLIATRKRRPTTLLKLQNAALVIDNALHEERASHPPKGSKSGTSSSTPNRGASTGQQATRPGRLSSNPNFVSKEEQNRRWAEGLCIKCGKLGHKFAECRTGWKATPKEEGVKKEAAKIGKESGPELGKD comes from the exons atggcaacccgctcccggagcaCTGCTTGTCCCCCGtcccctcttgatcaaggagagctgggacccactcttccggcaaccgcCAATGAGTCAACAAACCTCAAACCcaaggtctatggggaaatctcccttggacaagcaatctcccttatcctgggactccaaaaccaagtcctccaACTTGAGCAGGAACTTGAGGAAACAAAAGAAGCcacaaaggaagcccaagactggatgggtgcagtcaatcaagccctcacttgcatcaaggctgggggtggagccccacacacaccagaagaccggaaacccctggcagtcaaggccacgcccaggcccttaccCAAAGTTGACCCTctaccagcgcctagtgcacccctt GCTCCCCTGCAagtccatactccccctGCACCTGCGCCTATCAGGCTCCaatccccccaagtccctcaACCAGCGGCTCCTATAGCCACTTACCAGCCCCCGGTCAAGGTAGatcaccctgacgcctacaCCAGGAAAATAGGAAACAAAGCCTGTCAATGGTTAACcaggatgttggcatgggtctGCCTCAATCAGCGGATGTTTCCCACAGATCAGGAGATGTtgtcattcctcctgatgaacatgaaggacgtagCAGGAGCATGGGCGCACCCCCATCTTGATCAACTcaggtcccacagggccctaaTTCAAACGGTTGACAATTTTAGGACagagttcttggctgcatttggtaACCTGGATGCCACGCAAGCCGCCAAGTGGCAAATCACaaaccttactcagacaggcacctgtgctgagtacatcacaaagttcaggaccattgctatggacctggactggaacaacgccgccctttgtgggcaatttgcacgtggcctccactgggaggtcagccgtcttattgccacccgcaaacggcgcccaaccaccctcctcaagctgcagaatgcggctctggtcattgataacgccctccatgaggagcgtgccagccacccgcctaagggtagtaagtctggaacctcttcctccacccccaataggggggcaagtaccggccaacaggccacaagaccagggcgcctctccagcaatcccaattttgtctccaaggaggaacaaaaccgccgctgggctgaaggcctatgcatcaagtgcggcaaattaggccacaagtttgcggaatgccgcaccggctggaaagccacacctAAAGAGGAAGGCGTCAAaaaagaagccgccaagattggcaaagagtctggacctgaattgggaaaagactaa
- a CDS encoding Retrotransposable element Tf2 protein: MATRELGPQLLATPYVEIGEVSLEQITSLLLGLLGQVKHLERKVEEVQEAGVEARTNLENISRAVDTVKDGLRSLQLHGPRTPEDTKPPAVEATPRPLSKADPIGLAPHLCPTHSYPSSAPQVPSPPLSPRLQSPIGAPAPPPPAPAAYPAPVKVDHPDAYTGKIGSEAKQWLTRMLAWTRLNSRMFPTDQEVLSFLLMNMRDSAGAWAHPHLDQLGSHQAIIQTVEGFKLEFLAAFGDPDATRAAKQKITTLTQSGTCADYITKFRTLAMELDWNDAALRGQFARGLHWEVSRQIATRKHRPRTLLELQNAALVIDNALRKERASHPPRDNKSSKPSNPARGTSTGQAITGLKKLSDDPNFVSEEERNCRRAAGACIKCGKMGHKFAECRTGWKATPIEDKGKAKETAKIGKDSKYQSGKDNNRISPLFTISIQPEKQADPLEVLIDSGATSLFLHPHTAELLRLPLIDLPQPRTVTMLDGSSPQAGKIWKKAHLTFLFDGKQMTETFLICNTGSHAAILGIKWLEAHNPEIDWNSRTLSFPHIPPDHAAIAKEEEADKNSLEGVPPEYHQYAKVFGEEEFNKLPPHRHYNIAIKLTEEGPLNSPLYSMTNAKSATLKDWLRDKLKAGKIRPSKSSISSPVMFVPKKDGSRRLVVDYRRLNNRTKKNVYPLPRPDDLMAQLRGAKVFTKLDLRWGYNNVRVKEGDKWKTAFRTKYGLYKSLVMTFGLTNAPAAFQHFMNELFKDLLDVCVIIYLDDILIYSKDDASHTQHVHEVLRRLLENQLFCKASKCTFHVTSVEYLGIIVSDKGFSLDKLKIQAVQEWPVPTKVKEVQLFLGFANFLRRFVANFSHMARPLHNLVRKDTPWKWDTREQEAFQGLKDAITNAPVLCHADPTKPYFLETDASGAALGSILSQRQEDGRLHPLGFLLESFKGTKHPVTVFTDHCNLEYWKESRTFNQRHARWHLLLAGYNFQIVYCPGKQSGKPDALSRRSDHADIPPTAQTMLPDPVFANIALVTPEKELQRQIEASLDQDESLEEILQFLQNESKAPPSIKRAFKDYKMEAGLLFYQGQIVVPDVGTLRTDLLHIFHNSPLAGHPGRQRTLELVSRNYYWPGIRADTYWHVDSCETCQRIRKPKYASIPPQPLELPVRPWQHVSYNMIVDLPKDGSNDSILVIVDSFTKYGIFVKCSKKLKAPKLAELFLEHVWKRHGMPEKTVSDRGRVFNNKFLKALYQRLGIDPHFSSAYHPQSDGQTERVNPSIEHFLRAYSGVNQRDWTKWLPMAEFAYNNAVHSSTGKTPFKALYRWEPTLTPSNVPTDVPEADELAQAMEAQWKEVELALRQAKQRMTAGESGSPTEFEIGEEAWLDAKNVNLKTLSPKLTEQRLGPFKVIEKISDRAYRLELPPTMRIHNVFYVGLLSKVKRDNKCTFENRPPPVTVDGEEEYKVEGITDAEERNGKWFFRVKWKGYGSEENTWEP, encoded by the exons atggcaaccc GGGAGctgggaccccaactttTGGCAACCCCCTATGTTGAAattggggaagtctcccttgaGCAAATCAcaagcctcctccttggcctccttggccaagtcaagcACCTCGAGCGGAAAGTGGAAGAAGTCCAAGAAGCAGGGGTTGAGGCCCGCACCaaccttgagaacatctctcGAGCCGtcgatactgtcaaggatgggcttagaagcctccaactccacgGGCCCCGGACCCCAGAAGACACAAAACCCCCGgctgtggaagcaacgccacgccccttaTCAAAAGCCGACCCTATTGGATT GGCTCCccacctttgcccaacccactcctaTCCGAGCAGTGccccgcaagtcccatctccccctctatctccgcgtctccaatccccgattggagcacctgcccctccacctccggctccagccgCCTATCctgccccggtcaaagtagaccacccagatgcctatacaggcaaaattgggagtgaagccaaacaatggctcacaaggatgttgGCTTGGACCCGATTGAACTCCCGCATGTTTCCCACAGACCAAGAAGTCCTGTCCTTCCTCCTAATGAATATGAGGGATTccgcgggagcatgggcGCACCCTCACCTCgaccagcttgggtcacaccaAGCTATCATTCAAACGGTCGAGGGATTCAAATTGGAGTTTCTGGCAGCATTCGgtgaccctgacgccacaagggccgccaagCAGAAGATTACTACtctcacccagtccggcacatgcgcggactacatcacaaagttcagaaccctggcaatggaactggactggaacgacgcggcccttagaggccagtttgcccgcggcctccactgggaggtcagccgccaaatcgCAACCCGCAAGCACCGCCCCCGCACActtcttgagctgcagaatgcagcacttgtcatcgacaacgctctccgcaaagagcgagctagccacccgccaagggataataagtctagcaaaccatccaaccccgcaagggggacgagtaccggccaggCCATAACCGGTTTGAAGAAACTCTCCgacgaccccaactttgtgtcggaGGAAGAACGCAATTGCCGTcgcgccgcaggcgcctgcatcaagtgcggcaaaatgggtcacaagttcgcggaatgccgcacgggctggaaggctacccctattgaggataaggggaaagccaaggaaaccgccaagattggcaaagactccaagtaccaatcgggaaaaga taacaatagaatctcTCCTCTCTTCACTATTTCAATccagccagagaaacaagcggacccactagaagtcctgatagattcaggcgcaaCATCATTGTTCCTTCATCCTCACACCGCAgaactactccgcctacccctaatagacctccctCAACCCCGTACCgtaactatgcttgatgggtcaagcccccaggctggaaagatttggaaaaAGGCCCACCTAACTTTCCTATTTGATGGTAAACAaatgacggaaaccttcctgatttgcaacaCCGGATCACACGCTGCCATCCTAGGAATCAAATGGTTAGAAGCCCACAACCccgaaattgattggaactccCGTACCCTCTCTTTCCCCCACATTCCACCAGATCACGCTGCtattgccaaggaggaggaagctgataaAAAttcccttgaaggagtaccccctgaATACCATCagtacgccaaggtatttggggaagaagaattcaacaagcttcccccgcacaggcattacaacattgccATCAAACTCACAGAGGAAGGCCCACTTAATTCCCCGTtatacagcatgaccaatgccaagtccgccacactcaaggactggcttagggacaaactcaaggctggaaaaatccgccccagtaaatCGTCAATTAGctccccagtcatgtttgttcccaaaaaaGATGGTTCCCGTCGCCTTGTAGTTGACTACCGTCgcctcaataaccggacTAAGAAAAATGTGTACCCattaccccgtccagatgacctcatggcccaactccgcggcgccaaggtatttACCAAACTGGACTTACgatggggttataacaatgtccgggtcaaggaaggtgacaagtggaagacggctttccgcaccaagtacggcctatACAAATCCTTGGTAATGACTTTTGGTTtaacaaacgcccccgctgcctttcaacacttcatgaacgaattgttcaaggacctactggatgtatgcgtcatcatatacctagatgacatcctgatttattccaaggatgacgcatcccacacccaACACGTCCATGAAGTTTTACGGCGCTTATTGgaaaaccaactgttctgtaaGGCGTCCAAATGCACGTTCCACGTCActtctgtggaatacctgggaatcattgtttcagacaagggttttagtctggataaactcaagatccaggcagtacaagaatggccggtTCCCacaaaggtcaaagaagtccaattgttcctaggctttgcaaATTTTCTCCGCCGATTTGTTGcaaacttcagccacatggctagacCATTGCACAATCTGGTAAGAAAGGATACGCCATGGAAGTGGGATACcagggaacaggaagccttccaggGCCTCAAGGACGctatcaccaacgccccagtacTCTGTCACGCGGACCCTaccaaaccctacttcctggaaacggACGCATCAGGCGCAGCTTTGGGATCaatactcagtcaacggcAAGAAGACGGAAGATTACACCCATTGGGGTTCCTgttggaatcattcaaag ggacAAAACACCCAGTCACGGTTTTCACGGATCATtgcaacctggaatactggaaggaatccagAACCTTCAATCAACGACATGCACGATGGCACCTACTCCTTGCCggttataacttccagattgtctaTTGCCCCGGGaagcagtcagggaaaccagatgccctctCACGCCGCTCAGACCATGCCGACATCCCTCCTACAGctcaaaccatgctcccagaccccGTATTCGCAAACATTGCCCTGGTCACACCTGAAAAAGAGCTACAACGTCAGATCGAAGCATCTCTAGACCAAGATGAGtccttggaggaaatcctccaattcttaCAGAATGAGTCCAAAGCAcctccctccatcaaacgcgcattcaaagattacaagatggaggctggattactattctaccaaggacaaattgtggtccctgacgttggaacaCTAAGGACGGACCTACTCCacatcttccacaacagccccttggcaggacatccgggAAGACAGCGTACCCTAGAATTGGTGtcaaggaattactactggcccggtATCCGTGCAGACACGTATTGGCATGTAGATTCTTGTGAGACATGTCAACGGATCAGAAAGCCTAAGTACGCCtctatcccacctcagccgCTTGAACTTCCTgttagaccctggcaacacgtatCATACAATATGATAGTAGATCTGCCTAAGGACGGAAGCAACGACTCCATCTTAGTCATAGTGGACAGCTTCACAAAGTATgggatctttgtcaaatgttccaaaaagctcaaggcccccaaACTAGCGGAgctattcctggaacacgtgtggaaacgtcacggcatgcctgaaaaaacGGTCTCAGACAGGGGAAGGGTGTTCAACAATAAGTTCCTGAAGGCACTATACCAACGCCTAGGAATTGACCCCCATTTCTCCTCAGCGTACCACCCCCAAAgcgatggacaaacagaacgagtcaacccttccattgaacacttcctaagggcCTACTCGGGGGTTAACCAGCGGGATTGGACTAAGTGGctgccaatggcggaatttgcttacaacaacgccgtGCACAGTAGTACTGGGAAAAcccctttcaaggccttatacagatgggaacccaccttaaccccatccaacgtacccacagatgtcccagaagcggATGAACTTGCCCAAGCAATGGAAGcgcaatggaaggaagtagagTTGGCCCTCCGGCAGGCCAAGCAACGGATGACAGCTGGAGAAAGCGGAAGCCCAACGGAATTTGAAAtcggagaagaagcttggctcgacgccaagaatgtcaacctcaaaaccttaaGCCCCAAACtaacagaacaacgcttGGGCCCGTTTAAAgttattgagaaaatctccgaccgcgctTACCGGCTTGAACTACCCCCAACAATGCgcatccacaacgtcttctatgtaggactcctatccaaggtcaaaagggacaacaaatgcacctttgagaaccgcccaccaccagtcaccgtggatggagaagaagaatacaaggtggaagggatcacCGATgctgaagaaaggaacgggaaatggttcttccgggtcaaatggaagggctacggGTCAGAAGAAAATACGTGGGAGCCTTGA
- a CDS encoding cytochrome P450 family protein — translation MDSINQPHQYVALGTKYKDSLGDAISIKTPIETFIVVNTIESATELLEKQALLTANRPKNLMIRDLLGWSEGVAFRKHDEWHKRQRRLMTSALHFRAARAYEFQYLGSTLELLRHIHWDQTSFQKHVGEIINNFMLRLTYGWTSSQGHSSTTIGQTSPYTLKGLAHYFLVNDFPFLKYFPDWFPGGSFQTFGKEGKESRTMYASGLFETVFEQVRAGKTEVASFVSRLLETNKGIDGTEIESIKWTAASLFGGGTTTTVGLVLSFILMASLHPKAAKLAQAEIDAVIGRERLPRLKDRDNMPYTNALLQEVLRLCPPAPLGLPHITATEVQLWGYRIPKNATISPNIWAMLRDSEHFSSPHTFDPSRYLKPMPDPDPRKYVFGFGRRVCPGQHLANNATWIICTSILSVFELQAGPELLAKVATLGGLPSPQMYKLFQPYFV, via the exons ATGGATAGTATTAACCAGCCCCACCAATATGTAGCTCTAGGCACAAAATACAAGGATAGTCTAG GCGATGCTATTAGTATAAAAACGCCAATCGAGACGTTCATCGTCGTCAATACTATAGAATCAGCCACAGAGCTGCTGGAAAAACAAGCCCTCTTGACAGCCAATCGCCCGAAAAATCTTATGATTCGCGATCT TCTCGGGTGGTCTGAAGGAGTGGCCTTCCGCAAGCATGATGAATGGCACAAAAGGCAGCGACGTCTGATGACTTCAGCCTTACATTTTAGAGCTGCACGAGCATACGAATTTCAATACCTAGGCTCAACACTCGAGCTACTTAGACATATTCACTGGGATCAAACATCATTTCAGAAGCATGTCGGCGAGATCATTAACAATTTTATGTTACGATTGACCTATGGTTGGACCTCCAGTCAAGGTCATAGTTCAACTACGATTGGCCAGACATCTCCATACACGTTGAAAGGCTTGGCGCATTATTTTCTTGTCAATGACTTTCCTTTCC TGAAATATTTCCCCGATTGGTTCCCTGGCGGAAGCTTTCAAACATTCGGCAAAGAGGGAAAGGAATCACGAACCATGTATGCGAGTGGTTTGTTTGAGACGGTGTTTGAGCAAGTG CGCGCCGGTAAAACAGAAGTCGCATCATTTGTTTCCCGGTTGCTCGAGACTAATAAAGGGATTGACGGCACTGAGATAGAATCAATTAAATGGACAGCTGCCTCCTTGTTTGGAG GAGGGACCACTACG ACCGTTGGTTTAGTGTTGTCCTTCATATTGATGGCATCGCTTCATCCCAAAGCGGCCAAGCTTGCGCAAGCCGAGATCGATGCTGTAATTGGGCGAGAGCGACTACCGAGACTCAAAGACCGAGACAACATGCCGTACACCAATGCACTGTTACAAGAAGTACTTAGGCTGtgtccccccgcccccctag GTCTTCCACATATTACTGCCACAGAAGTTCAGCTCTGGGGGTATCGCATTCCCAAGAATGCCACAATCAGTCCCAATATCTG GGCTATGCTCCGAGATTCAGAGCACTTTTCGTCTCCGCACACATTCGATCCATCTCGTTATTTGAAACCAATGCCCGACCCTGATCCTCGAAAGTACGTTTTTGGCTTTGGTCGTCGTGTATGCCCCGGGCAGCACCTAGCGAACAATGCTACTTGGATCATATGTACTAGCATCCTGTCGGTATTCGAGCTTCAGGCAGGCCCCGAGCTGCTTGCGAAAGTTGCAACGCTTGGTGGCCTTCCATCTCCGCAAATGTACAAGTTATTCCAACCATACTTTGTATAG